The following coding sequences lie in one uncultured Mailhella sp. genomic window:
- the htpG gene encoding molecular chaperone HtpG, with translation MAETTHQFRAETCKLLNILTHSLYTNHEIFLRELLSNASDALEKVRFLQSTGGEVRDPELPLEITITTDKDNHVITVADTGIGMTEQEMIDNLGTIARSGSEQFLKEREAEKAAGKPAEEAKAEGEKSDEDKDDEEKPADAEEPIVEHDDSKPDDAAQIIGRFGIGFYSVFMVAKKVEVTSVSATGDGTPHVWTSDGTGSFTIRALEGTEAEGLKRGTSIKIYLRDDAHEYEEKYRLEGVIRKHSNFLPFAIQLDGERVNTTAALWREPKFSITKEQYNEFYKFLTFDQKEPLDVIHFSVDAPVQFNCLLYIPGTAVDVFDERKDEWGPDLYVRRVLIDRHNKELLPNYFAFMKGVVDTEDLPLNISRETLQENVVLRKISQTITRQLLTHFERMAKSDPEKYEAMWKLHGKYIKFGFDSYQYRDRVAPLLRYYSTAQDDKLTSLDDYISRMKPDQKEIWYVSAPSIEAAKVNPHLGQFRRKGLEVLYLTDPVDEFALEAIMEYQKHPFKSVELVEAGALDAFPDVENAEPRPEPLSEEEKPELDALISAVKTILGDQVKDVRAASRPIDAAACLVSPEGVSSSMEKLMRVMQKSEGIPKKILELNPDHALVRSLMRICKEGAEDETFKDMVNALFDSTLLLDGYMNEPFAMAERSMRLLRQAAGWYSDLRK, from the coding sequence ATGGCGGAAACCACTCATCAGTTTCGCGCGGAAACGTGCAAGCTGCTCAATATTCTTACGCACTCTCTGTACACCAACCACGAAATCTTCCTTCGCGAGCTGCTCTCCAACGCTTCGGACGCCCTGGAAAAGGTGCGCTTTCTTCAGAGCACCGGCGGCGAGGTGCGCGATCCGGAACTGCCGTTGGAAATCACCATCACCACGGACAAGGATAATCACGTCATCACCGTTGCCGATACCGGCATAGGCATGACCGAACAGGAAATGATCGACAACCTGGGCACCATTGCGCGTTCCGGTTCCGAACAGTTCCTGAAGGAGCGCGAGGCGGAAAAGGCCGCAGGCAAGCCCGCCGAAGAAGCGAAGGCCGAAGGTGAGAAGTCCGACGAGGACAAGGACGACGAGGAAAAGCCCGCTGACGCCGAAGAACCCATCGTGGAGCACGACGACAGCAAGCCAGACGACGCGGCTCAGATCATCGGTCGTTTCGGCATCGGCTTCTATTCGGTGTTCATGGTGGCCAAAAAGGTGGAAGTGACCTCCGTTTCCGCCACGGGCGACGGCACGCCGCACGTCTGGACTTCCGACGGCACGGGCAGCTTCACCATCCGCGCGCTGGAAGGAACGGAGGCCGAAGGCCTGAAGCGCGGCACCAGCATCAAGATCTACCTTCGCGACGACGCCCACGAGTACGAGGAAAAATATCGTCTTGAAGGAGTCATCCGCAAGCATTCCAACTTCCTGCCCTTCGCCATTCAGCTCGACGGCGAGCGCGTCAACACCACGGCGGCTCTGTGGCGCGAGCCCAAGTTCTCCATCACGAAGGAACAGTACAACGAGTTCTACAAGTTCCTTACCTTCGATCAGAAGGAACCGCTCGACGTCATTCACTTCTCTGTGGACGCGCCCGTGCAGTTCAACTGCCTGCTGTACATTCCCGGCACGGCGGTGGACGTCTTCGACGAGCGCAAGGACGAATGGGGCCCCGATCTGTACGTTCGCCGCGTGCTCATCGACCGTCACAACAAGGAGCTTCTGCCCAACTATTTCGCGTTCATGAAGGGCGTGGTGGACACCGAAGATCTGCCGCTCAACATTTCCCGCGAAACGCTTCAGGAAAACGTGGTGCTGCGCAAGATAAGCCAGACCATCACCCGGCAGCTGCTCACTCATTTCGAGCGCATGGCCAAGAGCGATCCTGAAAAGTACGAGGCCATGTGGAAGCTGCACGGCAAGTACATCAAGTTCGGCTTCGACAGCTATCAGTACCGCGACCGCGTGGCTCCGCTGCTGCGCTACTACTCCACGGCGCAGGACGACAAGCTCACCAGCCTCGACGACTACATTTCCCGCATGAAGCCCGATCAGAAGGAAATCTGGTACGTGTCGGCTCCGTCCATCGAGGCGGCCAAGGTGAATCCTCATCTCGGCCAGTTCCGCCGCAAGGGCCTGGAAGTTTTGTACCTCACCGATCCGGTGGACGAGTTCGCGCTGGAAGCCATCATGGAATACCAGAAGCATCCGTTCAAGTCCGTGGAGCTGGTCGAAGCCGGCGCGCTTGACGCCTTCCCGGACGTGGAGAACGCCGAGCCCAGACCCGAGCCGCTTTCCGAGGAGGAAAAGCCGGAACTCGACGCGCTCATCAGTGCGGTGAAGACCATTCTCGGCGATCAGGTGAAGGACGTGCGCGCGGCCTCGCGCCCCATCGACGCGGCGGCTTGTCTCGTTTCGCCCGAGGGCGTAAGCTCTTCCATGGAAAAGCTCATGCGCGTCATGCAGAAGAGCGAAGGCATTCCGAAGAAGATTCTCGAACTCAATCCCGATCACGCTCTGGTGCGCTCGCTCATGCGCATCTGCAAGGAAGGAGCCGAGGACGAGACCTTCAAGGACATGGTGAACGCCCTGTTCGATTCCACGCTTCTGCTCGACGGCTACATGAACGAGCCCTTCGCCATGGCGGAACGCAGCATGCGTCTGCTTCGTCAGGCCGCGGGCTGGTATTCTGATCTGCGCAAATAA
- a CDS encoding DUF4851 domain-containing protein — protein MKRMLSILAFLALSIPSAACAEWALVRGSGNVGAFESTARPTVAVKTSPDFSAVAQGKMTVMLSTDRELPRSEPGVVWYSLSAKSGAQLAVALADAGSKYWYPGIMSTNLEFLPVLYTCGGDRPETVTQRVFVRPVQLDPWMPAFAERGMGWTAGVMVSQYEWIVNNGESKLLVEYREPLATERCPIVEDAELKAFVQRADTAFSARFGENGDISADMVRPYAWGDSGVSSRLLSTVLGSTMDNPS, from the coding sequence ATGAAGAGAATGCTTTCGATTCTGGCTTTTCTGGCGCTGTCGATTCCTTCGGCGGCCTGTGCGGAATGGGCTCTGGTGCGCGGATCGGGAAATGTCGGCGCTTTTGAGTCCACGGCCCGTCCCACGGTGGCGGTCAAGACCTCGCCCGATTTCTCGGCCGTGGCGCAGGGCAAAATGACGGTCATGCTTTCCACCGACCGTGAACTGCCCCGTTCCGAGCCGGGCGTGGTGTGGTACAGCCTGAGCGCAAAGAGCGGCGCTCAGCTTGCCGTGGCGCTCGCCGACGCGGGCTCGAAGTACTGGTATCCGGGCATCATGTCCACCAATCTGGAATTTCTGCCCGTGCTGTACACCTGCGGCGGAGACAGGCCCGAAACCGTCACCCAGCGTGTGTTCGTCCGCCCCGTGCAGCTTGATCCCTGGATGCCCGCCTTTGCCGAACGCGGCATGGGCTGGACGGCCGGCGTCATGGTCAGCCAGTACGAATGGATAGTGAACAACGGCGAGAGCAAGCTGCTCGTGGAATACCGCGAACCGCTGGCCACCGAACGCTGCCCCATCGTGGAAGACGCCGAACTCAAGGCATTCGTGCAGCGCGCCGACACGGCCTTTTCAGCCAGATTCGGGGAAAACGGCGACATTTCTGCCGACATGGTGCGGCCCTACGCCTGGGGGGATTCCGGCGTATCGTCCAGACTGCTGAGCACGGTGCTCGGCTCTACCATGGATAATCCTTCGTAA
- a CDS encoding TIM44-like domain-containing protein produces the protein MNKWKTFALCAACLATLSFSMPDYADAARLGGGRSFGSSSIMSRPATPPSGAFRGGSSSVQRQAPMASTANGGAATMARNNTGLLGGLFGGLLAGTLLGSLFGGHGMGGGMLGGVLNLIILGLLVYFGVRMFRRFRGGQASSDNNDRQAYRYDAPRDYEAPRQASQGGAWDNLRSEQPVQQAAEAQNDVVLPADFDQDEFLRGAKAAYTRLQASWDRRDLDDIANFATEDVMRELREQAKQDPNPGKTEILLVNASVIEVRDEGDLRRVAVYFDVLMREDQRAARPEQVREVWHFVCSRAEGDSWKLDGIQQLA, from the coding sequence ATGAACAAATGGAAAACTTTCGCCCTCTGCGCGGCCTGCCTCGCCACGCTCTCCTTCTCCATGCCTGACTATGCGGATGCCGCACGTCTCGGCGGCGGGCGAAGCTTCGGCAGTTCCTCCATCATGAGCCGGCCGGCCACGCCTCCTTCCGGCGCTTTCCGCGGAGGCTCCTCCTCGGTGCAGCGTCAGGCCCCCATGGCCAGCACGGCCAACGGCGGCGCCGCCACCATGGCCCGCAACAATACCGGTCTTCTCGGCGGCCTGTTCGGCGGCCTTCTTGCCGGCACTCTGCTGGGCTCCCTGTTCGGCGGCCACGGCATGGGCGGCGGCATGCTGGGCGGCGTGCTCAATCTGATAATTCTCGGCCTGCTCGTGTACTTCGGCGTGCGCATGTTCCGTCGCTTCCGCGGCGGCCAGGCCTCTTCCGACAACAACGATCGTCAGGCCTACCGCTACGACGCTCCCCGTGACTACGAAGCGCCTCGTCAGGCCTCTCAGGGCGGCGCATGGGACAATCTTCGCTCCGAACAGCCGGTTCAGCAGGCTGCGGAAGCGCAGAACGACGTGGTTCTGCCCGCCGACTTCGATCAGGACGAATTCCTGCGCGGAGCCAAGGCGGCCTACACGCGCCTCCAGGCTTCGTGGGATCGCCGCGACCTTGACGACATCGCCAACTTCGCCACCGAAGACGTCATGCGCGAACTGCGCGAGCAGGCGAAGCAGGATCCGAATCCCGGCAAGACCGAAATTCTGCTGGTGAACGCCTCCGTCATCGAGGTGCGCGACGAGGGCGACCTGCGCCGCGTGGCCGTGTACTTCGACGTGCTCATGCGCGAAGATCAGCGCGCCGCCCGTCCCGAACAGGTGCGGGAAGTCTGGCACTTCGTGTGCTCCCGCGCCGAGGGCGACAGCTGGAAGCTCGACGGCATTCAGCAGCTTGCCTGA
- a CDS encoding sulfite exporter TauE/SafE family protein — MDFFWTCFMVGLGWCFGGVVGGATGIGTIMVAMPLMTAVLSPGDAVLVSCLTGLYGTVHLSYSYRKSCCWREIRDLVVGAVPGCFLGALVLRVASMQTLQLMVCAMLACFIAMQCFHKAASYRLPDSTLIGIAAGFACGFVSGSVAMVGAPLGIYVLMKHWSADRARGNMSVFYVFTSVASVLSQAFAGLYTMTLFQVSLAGVAGCFLGQIAGVRLGRRINQQLFQRIVLGFLALAAVILFARAMGW, encoded by the coding sequence ATGGACTTTTTCTGGACGTGCTTCATGGTCGGGCTGGGCTGGTGCTTCGGCGGCGTTGTCGGCGGGGCCACGGGCATAGGCACCATCATGGTGGCCATGCCCCTCATGACGGCGGTGCTTTCGCCGGGCGACGCCGTGCTGGTTTCCTGCCTCACGGGTTTGTACGGCACTGTTCATCTTTCCTACTCCTACCGCAAGTCGTGCTGCTGGCGGGAGATCCGTGATCTTGTCGTCGGCGCGGTGCCGGGCTGTTTTCTCGGCGCGCTGGTGCTGCGCGTGGCTTCCATGCAGACCCTTCAGCTCATGGTCTGCGCCATGCTCGCCTGCTTCATCGCCATGCAGTGCTTTCACAAGGCGGCTTCGTACCGACTGCCGGATTCCACGCTCATCGGCATTGCTGCCGGTTTCGCCTGCGGTTTCGTGAGTGGTTCCGTGGCCATGGTGGGGGCTCCGCTCGGCATTTACGTGCTCATGAAGCACTGGTCGGCCGACAGGGCGCGCGGCAACATGAGCGTGTTCTACGTGTTCACCAGCGTGGCCTCCGTGCTTTCGCAGGCCTTTGCCGGATTGTACACCATGACGCTGTTTCAGGTGTCGCTCGCGGGCGTGGCGGGATGTTTCCTGGGACAGATTGCGGGCGTGCGTCTCGGCCGCCGCATCAATCAGCAGCTTTTTCAGCGCATCGTGCTGGGATTTCTGGCGCTCGCCGCGGTGATTCTTTTTGCTCGTGCCATGGGATGGTAA
- a CDS encoding (Fe-S)-binding protein, protein MKTSQELTFNDLSREEGLLTTVDVNTLRPMPVDYQTFPWKVITDEQKKQYCCLLDDINVLLIPVPQTKAEEEEIVNRFLDGVRKLFTPENNWTCLAMLDTTMDYCAQCNSCSEACHLYEMSNEHEMYRPNFRSELFRRIYKQYVKKEPLAKWRYGDTELNWKTVVRLAELSYRCNLCRRCAQVCPIGVDNGLVARELRKLFSQEFGWNPRELHEKGTKLQLEVGSSTGMNPSVVQETVEFIDEDYVETTEYEFKTPWDVPNADILLIHNAGEMLAWPDNIAAFSLIFEAAGLSWTLSSEIAGYDSVNYGVFYDDVQAARVAIKHAEAAKKLGVKKIVLGECGHAHKALTVIADRILPPDLNIPRESCFPVLRDIVLGGRLKLDPSRNNFPVTLHDPCNLVRLMGVVKPQRDVLHAICPQFREMTPHGVENYCCGGGSGFAIMTRNNINEWRMNITGRKKMEQICGAFKDCLGPEVKKYICAPCSNCKGQIRELLEQNNLLEKNGMQYGGLVELIVNAMTDVKPGFIKWEEE, encoded by the coding sequence ATGAAAACTTCGCAGGAACTTACCTTTAATGATCTGTCGAGGGAAGAAGGGCTGCTCACCACGGTTGATGTGAATACCCTTCGTCCCATGCCCGTGGACTACCAGACCTTCCCCTGGAAGGTCATCACCGACGAGCAGAAGAAGCAGTACTGCTGCCTGCTCGACGACATCAACGTTCTGCTCATTCCCGTGCCTCAGACCAAGGCCGAGGAAGAAGAGATCGTCAATCGCTTCCTCGACGGCGTGCGCAAGCTGTTCACTCCCGAGAACAACTGGACCTGCCTCGCCATGCTCGACACCACCATGGACTACTGCGCGCAGTGCAACTCCTGCTCCGAGGCCTGCCATCTGTACGAGATGTCCAACGAGCATGAAATGTATCGTCCGAACTTCCGCTCCGAGCTGTTCCGCCGCATCTACAAGCAGTATGTGAAGAAGGAACCCCTCGCCAAGTGGCGTTACGGCGACACCGAACTCAACTGGAAGACCGTGGTGCGTCTGGCCGAACTCTCCTACCGCTGCAACCTGTGCCGCCGCTGCGCTCAGGTTTGCCCCATCGGCGTGGACAACGGCCTCGTCGCCCGCGAACTGCGCAAGCTCTTCAGCCAGGAATTCGGCTGGAACCCCCGCGAACTGCATGAAAAGGGCACCAAGCTGCAGCTCGAAGTCGGTTCCTCCACCGGCATGAATCCCTCCGTGGTTCAGGAAACCGTGGAATTCATCGACGAAGACTACGTCGAAACCACGGAATACGAATTCAAGACCCCCTGGGACGTGCCGAACGCCGACATTCTGCTCATCCACAATGCCGGTGAAATGCTCGCCTGGCCCGACAACATCGCGGCCTTCTCCCTGATCTTCGAAGCCGCCGGTCTGTCCTGGACCCTGAGCTCCGAAATCGCCGGCTACGACTCCGTGAACTACGGCGTGTTCTACGACGACGTGCAGGCCGCCCGCGTGGCCATCAAGCACGCCGAAGCCGCCAAGAAGCTCGGCGTCAAGAAGATCGTGCTTGGCGAATGCGGTCACGCCCACAAGGCCCTCACCGTCATTGCCGACCGCATCCTGCCGCCCGACCTGAACATCCCCCGCGAAAGCTGCTTCCCGGTGCTGCGCGACATCGTGCTCGGCGGTCGCCTCAAGCTCGACCCCAGCCGCAACAACTTCCCCGTCACCCTGCACGACCCCTGCAACCTGGTTCGTCTCATGGGCGTGGTGAAGCCTCAGCGCGACGTTCTGCACGCCATCTGCCCGCAGTTCCGTGAAATGACGCCCCACGGCGTGGAAAACTACTGCTGCGGCGGCGGTTCCGGTTTCGCCATCATGACGCGCAACAACATCAACGAATGGCGCATGAACATCACCGGCCGTAAAAAGATGGAACAGATCTGCGGCGCCTTCAAGGACTGCCTCGGTCCTGAAGTCAAGAAGTACATCTGCGCTCCCTGCTCCAACTGCAAGGGCCAGATCCGCGAACTGCTCGAACAGAACAATCTGCTTGAGAAGAACGGCATGCAGTACGGCGGCCTTGTCGAACTCATCGTCAATGCCATGACCGACGTGAAGCCCGGCTTCATCAAGTGGGAAGAAGAATAA
- a CDS encoding respiratory nitrate reductase subunit gamma — protein sequence MSIFFYCLAYVAVIAFVAVALMRIIGYLKKPQHLRWELYPVAHEDPEKVEYGGSYLENTEWWKDKYRSCMVGALKGFLIEALFLKAVWEHNRTLWVRTYPFHIGLYLLIGAMGMTILSALGMLAGADGFVTFCTVITVICDVFGFAGILFGSIGLIQRRLCDKGLRKYTTNEHFFNLGLFGVYGLFGLMLCLGHGVYDFALMGNSFIYGMFTFTAMELTPLYVLYLLIGFFMFFWVPYSFLGHLFMKYFTWHDIRWGDAPTINNPKLQKQLANNLNLPVSWRAPHVQGDGKKTWAEVATSNPEKQN from the coding sequence ATGAGCATCTTTTTCTACTGTTTGGCCTATGTGGCGGTTATAGCCTTCGTGGCCGTGGCTCTGATGAGAATCATCGGCTATCTCAAGAAACCTCAGCATCTGCGCTGGGAACTGTATCCCGTGGCGCATGAAGACCCTGAAAAGGTCGAATACGGCGGCAGCTACCTTGAAAACACCGAATGGTGGAAGGACAAGTATCGCAGCTGCATGGTCGGCGCTCTCAAGGGCTTCCTCATTGAAGCTCTGTTCCTCAAGGCCGTGTGGGAACACAACCGCACTCTCTGGGTGCGCACGTATCCCTTCCACATCGGTCTGTACCTTCTCATCGGCGCCATGGGCATGACCATTCTTTCCGCCCTCGGCATGCTCGCCGGCGCCGACGGCTTCGTGACCTTCTGCACCGTGATCACCGTGATCTGCGACGTGTTCGGCTTTGCCGGCATCCTGTTCGGCTCCATCGGCCTCATTCAGCGCCGTCTGTGCGACAAGGGTCTGCGCAAGTACACCACCAACGAACACTTCTTCAACCTCGGTCTGTTCGGCGTGTACGGCCTGTTCGGCCTCATGCTGTGCCTCGGTCACGGCGTGTACGACTTCGCCCTCATGGGCAACAGCTTCATCTATGGCATGTTCACCTTCACTGCCATGGAACTGACTCCCCTCTACGTTCTCTATCTGCTGATCGGCTTCTTCATGTTCTTCTGGGTGCCCTACAGCTTCCTGGGCCACCTCTTCATGAAGTACTTCACCTGGCACGACATCCGCTGGGGCGATGCTCCCACCATCAACAACCCCAAGCTTCAGAAGCAGCTTGCCAACAACCTGAACCTGCCCGTCAGCTGGCGTGCCCCGCATGTTCAGGGTGACGGCAAGAAGACCTGGGCTGAGGTTGCCACTTCCAACCCCGAGAAGCAGAACTAA
- the cobA gene encoding uroporphyrinogen-III C-methyltransferase: MYVYLIGAGPGDPGLLTCKGRKVLSEADVVVYDYLSSEELLALARPDAELIYVGKIAGNHAMKQGDINKLLIAKAKEGKVVARLKGGDPYIFGRGGEEAEELVDAGVPFEEIPGISSSIAGPAYAGIPLTHRAWSSSVTIITGHEDPTKPGSVHDWKALARSASTLVFLMGMKNLPDIAAKLIESGMDGNTPAALVYWGTTDRQRSLASTLADLPDAAVREGFTNPSIIVVGDVVRLKDKLDWFEKKPLFGRTVVVTRAREQASGSAALLAEKGARVIQFPTIKIVPMPDYAELDEAVSHLSRYGWVVFTSVNGVRFFRQRLSALNLDARALGSVKVAAIGPATAKAVEEMGIRPDLVPSSYVAEGVAQAMLELGMKGQKVLLPRAREARDVLPRALREAGADVDVIAAYENVPSEENRDKVMEALEAGTLDCVTFGSSSTVRNFLASIPLDELKKHPGVHFAAIGPVTAETMRSLGLEPDIQSESFTIPAMVDAVCAAFAHKERA, from the coding sequence ATGTACGTTTATCTCATCGGCGCAGGCCCCGGCGATCCCGGCCTGCTCACCTGCAAAGGCAGAAAGGTTCTTTCTGAAGCGGACGTCGTGGTGTACGACTATCTTTCCAGCGAGGAACTCCTCGCCCTGGCCCGGCCCGATGCCGAACTCATCTATGTAGGCAAAATCGCCGGCAATCACGCCATGAAACAGGGCGACATCAACAAGCTGCTCATCGCCAAGGCGAAGGAGGGCAAGGTTGTTGCGCGCCTCAAGGGCGGCGATCCCTACATCTTCGGACGCGGCGGCGAAGAGGCCGAGGAACTCGTGGACGCGGGCGTTCCCTTTGAGGAAATTCCCGGCATTTCCAGTTCCATTGCCGGTCCGGCCTACGCGGGCATTCCGCTCACGCACCGAGCCTGGTCGTCCTCCGTCACCATCATCACCGGTCACGAAGATCCCACCAAGCCCGGCTCCGTGCACGACTGGAAGGCTCTCGCCCGCAGCGCCTCCACACTGGTCTTTCTCATGGGCATGAAGAACCTGCCCGACATCGCGGCCAAGCTCATCGAATCCGGCATGGACGGGAATACTCCCGCGGCTCTGGTGTACTGGGGCACTACCGACAGGCAGCGTTCCCTCGCCTCCACCCTGGCCGATCTGCCGGACGCCGCCGTGCGCGAAGGCTTCACCAATCCTTCCATCATCGTGGTGGGCGACGTGGTGCGCCTCAAGGACAAGCTCGACTGGTTCGAGAAAAAGCCCCTCTTCGGCCGCACCGTGGTGGTCACGAGGGCGCGCGAGCAGGCCAGCGGCAGCGCCGCGCTTCTGGCGGAAAAAGGCGCGCGCGTCATTCAGTTCCCCACCATCAAGATCGTGCCCATGCCCGACTATGCCGAACTCGACGAAGCCGTGAGTCATCTTTCCCGCTACGGCTGGGTGGTGTTCACCTCGGTGAACGGCGTGCGCTTCTTCCGGCAGCGCCTCTCCGCGCTCAATCTCGACGCCCGCGCCCTCGGCTCCGTGAAGGTGGCCGCCATCGGCCCGGCCACGGCGAAGGCCGTGGAAGAAATGGGCATTCGCCCCGACCTCGTCCCCTCCTCCTACGTGGCGGAAGGCGTGGCGCAGGCCATGCTCGAACTCGGCATGAAGGGACAGAAGGTGCTGCTGCCCCGCGCCAGGGAAGCCCGCGACGTGCTGCCCCGCGCGCTGCGCGAAGCCGGAGCCGACGTGGACGTCATTGCCGCCTATGAAAACGTGCCCTCCGAGGAAAACCGCGACAAGGTCATGGAAGCGCTCGAAGCGGGCACGCTCGACTGCGTGACCTTCGGCTCCTCCTCCACGGTGCGCAATTTTCTTGCCTCCATTCCGCTCGACGAGCTGAAGAAGCACCCGGGCGTGCATTTTGCCGCCATCGGCCCCGTGACGGCGGAAACCATGCGTTCGCTGGGCCTCGAGCCCGACATTCAGTCGGAATCCTTCACCATTCCCGCAATGGTGGACGCCGTGTGCGCGGCCTTTGCGCACAAGGAGCGCGCATGA
- the purN gene encoding phosphoribosylglycinamide formyltransferase, whose product MTLKLGILASGSGTNAQAMIDAAEAGRLDADIRIIIANRPGAPVLDRAERHGIAHLCLDHKTFPDRETFDRRMVEELTAAGVDTVALAGYMRLVTPVFLDAFPGRVLNIHPAVLPAFPGTHGARDAWQYGAKFSGCTVHIVDPVMDGGPIIVQATLPLRQDEDDEALLNRIHVFEHRIYVQALQWLAEDRLRLDGRRVLLEPSSRPQAPQPELALIWPPLEEGF is encoded by the coding sequence ATGACCCTCAAGCTCGGCATTCTCGCCTCGGGCAGCGGAACCAACGCCCAGGCCATGATCGACGCCGCGGAAGCAGGCAGGCTCGATGCGGACATCCGCATCATCATTGCGAACCGCCCGGGCGCGCCGGTGCTCGACCGCGCCGAGCGGCACGGCATCGCGCATCTGTGCCTCGATCACAAAACCTTTCCCGACCGCGAAACCTTCGACAGACGCATGGTGGAGGAACTTACTGCCGCCGGCGTGGACACCGTGGCTCTTGCGGGCTACATGCGCCTCGTCACGCCCGTGTTTCTCGACGCCTTTCCCGGCCGCGTGCTGAACATTCACCCCGCCGTGCTCCCCGCCTTCCCCGGCACGCACGGCGCGCGCGACGCCTGGCAGTACGGCGCCAAGTTCAGCGGCTGCACCGTTCACATCGTGGATCCCGTCATGGACGGCGGGCCCATCATCGTTCAGGCCACGCTTCCCCTGCGTCAGGACGAAGACGACGAAGCGCTGCTCAATCGCATTCACGTGTTCGAGCACCGCATCTACGTGCAGGCTCTGCAGTGGCTGGCCGAAGACCGTCTGCGCCTCGACGGCCGCCGCGTGCTCCTTGAGCCGTCGAGCCGTCCGCAGGCTCCGCAGCCGGAACTCGCCCTGATCTGGCCGCCGCTGGAAGAAGGTTTCTAA
- a CDS encoding nucleoside recognition domain-containing protein, producing the protein MNALLKHLSDCWRDGHRVALGIFRFLIPIVVLVKILEESGLIPWISLPMRPVMDLVGLPAELSLAWISCILVSMYSGLMVLISLAPQLPDLTVAQTTVFGVLVLIAHSLILEVRIAGQCGVSMPFQFFLRLGSGILAAFLLHLVLDGFGLLQQPAAILLSAGATTSWSDWLIQQVKTLAEMYVIICAVMLLQRFLDVFHISDWMGRLLGPALRLLGVSPKAVSIVVIGFTMGLLYGSGILIKNAQQGTLSRQDALCAISLLGLSHSLIEDTLLLTLVGGSLWGLLGFRLAFTLAAGALINAFYPALKRFAGTDHEVSHEDTVDQCR; encoded by the coding sequence ATGAACGCTCTTCTGAAACACCTGTCGGACTGCTGGCGCGACGGTCACAGAGTCGCCCTCGGCATTTTCCGCTTTCTCATTCCCATCGTCGTGCTCGTGAAGATTCTGGAAGAAAGCGGTCTCATTCCCTGGATCTCGCTGCCCATGCGTCCGGTCATGGATCTCGTCGGCCTGCCCGCGGAGCTCAGTCTCGCCTGGATCTCCTGTATTCTGGTGAGCATGTATTCCGGCCTCATGGTGCTCATTTCCCTTGCGCCGCAGCTTCCCGACCTCACCGTCGCCCAGACAACGGTATTCGGCGTGCTGGTGCTCATTGCGCACAGCCTCATTCTCGAAGTACGCATCGCCGGACAATGCGGCGTGTCCATGCCGTTTCAGTTTTTCCTGCGCCTCGGCTCGGGCATTCTCGCCGCCTTTCTGCTGCATCTTGTTCTCGACGGCTTCGGCCTGCTTCAGCAGCCGGCCGCCATTCTGCTTTCCGCCGGGGCCACCACTTCCTGGAGCGACTGGCTGATTCAGCAAGTAAAAACGCTGGCTGAAATGTACGTCATCATCTGCGCCGTCATGCTGCTGCAGCGCTTTCTCGACGTGTTCCACATTTCCGACTGGATGGGGCGTCTGCTCGGCCCGGCGCTGCGCCTGCTCGGCGTTTCCCCCAAGGCCGTGTCCATCGTGGTCATCGGCTTCACCATGGGTCTGCTCTACGGCAGCGGCATACTCATCAAGAACGCCCAGCAGGGCACGCTTTCCCGTCAGGACGCGCTCTGCGCCATCTCCCTGCTCGGGCTTTCCCACTCCCTCATCGAAGACACGCTGCTGCTCACCCTCGTGGGCGGCAGCCTGTGGGGCCTGCTCGGCTTCCGCCTCGCGTTCACGCTGGCGGCCGGAGCGCTCATCAACGCCTTCTACCCTGCCCTGAAGCGCTTCGCCGGGACAGATCACGAGGTTTCCCATGAAGACACTGTGGATCAATGCCGGTGA